CCGCCAGGTCCCGCTCCCGCTCCCGGGTCCGGGACTGGGCCGCGGCGGCGCCTGCGAGCACCGCGGTGCTCACCGTGAGCACGGCGAGCCCGGCCGAGAGCACGCGGAGCCGGCGGGCCGAGCGCCGCTGCGCCGCAGCCTGCCGGTCCCGGGACCCGCGGCTCGCGTCGAGGTACGCGTTCTCGACGGCGGTCGCCGCCCCGCCCCCCGTGCGCCACGCCAGCGCCGCCTCGAGCTGCACACCGCGCAGCTCGAGGTCGGGGTCGCGGCCCGCGTCATCCCAGTGCCGCGCGGCCTCCGCCAGCCGGCCGTGCAGCCGCAGCGCCTCCCTGTCGTCCTCGATCCACCCGGCCAGGCGGGGCCACGCCGTGAGCAGCGCCTCGTGCGCCAGGCGGACGTGCCCGCGGTCGGCGGTGAGCAGGCGCGCGGCGACGAGCGCGTCGACCACCTCCACGGTGGCGGCCCGGCCCGGGGCGTCCGCAACGTCGCCGGCCGCGGACGTGCCCGCGAGGTCGTCCAGCGCGAGCGGGCGGCCCGCGACGTGGTGGTCGCGCACGTGGACCAGGCCGAGCAGGACGCGCCGGGCGACCGCCAGCCGCTCCGGTGGCCAGCCCCCGACGACGCCCTCCGCCGTCTGGGCGATCGCCCCGCCCAGGCCGCCCACCGCCCGGTACTGCGCGAGCGTGAGCCGGCGACCGGACGCGGCGCGCCACGTCGCGTACAGCGCGTGGGACACCAGCGGCAGCACACCGGGGTCGAGCGTCCCGCGTCCCGCCGCCGAGGCGCCGGACGTCGCGTCGGCGACCAGCACGTCGACCAGGGCCTCCTCGACGTCCAGCCCGACCCGGCGGGCCGGCTCCTCGACGACGCGGCGCAGGTCGGCGGGCGTGAGCGGTGCCACCAGCACCGGCCGGTCCGCCAACCAGCGCGCCAGGCCGTCGTGCGCGAGGGCGCGGTCCACCACGTCGGCTCGCAGGCCGACCACCACCGTCGTCCCGGCCGCGTGCAGCGCCCCGAGCCCGTCCAGCAGCGCCGCGCCCCCGTCCGGGGCGAGCAGCGCCTCCTCGAGCTGGTCGACCACGAGGACGCGCGCGCCCGTCGCCGCCACGAGGGCGTCCGGCGGCGGGTCGTCGCCCGGCGTGGTCACGACGGCCACGTCACCGGTCTCCCGCAGCCGCGCCACCAGCCCGGCGCGCAGCAGCGACGACTTGCCCGACCCGGAGGCGGCGAGCACCACGACCGGACCGGCCCCGGCGTCCGCGACCCGCGCCGCCAGGTCGTCCACCGCGGCCTCCCGGCCGACGAACAGCGCCGCGTGCGCGACGTCGTACGGCGCCAGGCCGCGGTACGGCGCCTGCGCCGACGCCGGGCGCGGACCCGGGGCGCGGCGCAGCCGGCCGACGAGGGCCACCCACCCCGCGCGCTCCGGCTCCGGCACCCCGAGCGCGGCGAGCATCCGCTCGAACTGCTCCACGGTCGCCGGCTGCGGCAGGTGCCGGCCGGACAGGTAGCCTCCGGCGGTCCCCAGGGGCAGGCCGGCCAGCCGGGCCACGTCCCGCACGCTCAGCCCGGCGCGCTCCCGCAGCCCGGTCAGCGCCCGGGCGAGACCCGCGCGGTCGTCGACGGAGCCGGGGCCGCCGGGGAGGGCGCCGGACCGGCCCGCCGCGTCCTGCCCGTCCCGGTCCTCCTGCGCGGCGGCGGGCTGCTCCTGCGCGGCGGCGGGCTGCTCCTGCGCGGCGGCGCGGGGCTGCGGCGCGGGTCCCGCGGGCACGTCCTCGGTGTCCATCGCGGCACACCGTACGTCCCGTCACGGCGCGGTCCCCGGGAGGTTGGGCCCACGCCCGGGTGGCGGGGATGCCCGAACGGTCCCGAACGCCGCGCGAGGTTCCGCGCACCGGTGCGCGCGGGTGACGCTGGGGGCGGCGTGGCCGGACGCCTGCGCCGCAGGGGGGCGTGGGCGCGGTCCCGTCAGGACGCCGGCAGCGCGCCGCCCGCGGACCGCCGGGCACGTGGCGCGCGGGCCGGCCCGGGGCTCCGCCGGGGACGCTCGTCGCCCCTCGTGACGCTCAGCGCGCCGCTCCGCCCCCGTCGGCGTCGCCGTCGGAGCCTCCGTCGGCGTCCGTGGTGCCGTCCGCCCCGGGCCGGTCCTCGGAGGTGCCCCCGCCGGTGGGTCCCGCGGTGCCCGACCCGTCCTCGTCGAGGATCTCCGCGAGCGCGCGGTCGAGGTCGGCGTGCTCGTCCTCGGCGGCGGCGCGGCGGGTGGCGTAGCCGGTGGGGTCGTCCAGGTCCTCGGCGGTCGGCAGCAGGTCCGGGTGGTCCCACACGGCGTCGCGCGCGGCGGGACCCTGCTCGCGGGCGATGTGCGCCCACAGCGCGGCGGCGTCCCGGGAGCGGCGCGGACGGAGCTCCAGGCCGACGAGGGTGGCGAACGTCTGCTCGGCGGGACCGCCCGCGGCCCGGCGGCGGCGGATCATCTCGCGGAGCGCGACGCTGTGCGGCAGGTGGGGGAGCGCGGCGGTGGCGACGACCTCGTCCACCCAGCCCTCGACGAGCGCCAGCGCGGTCTCCAGCCGGGCGAGGACCGCCTGCTGCTCGGGCGTGGTCTGCGGCGCGAACACCCCGGACGACAGCGCGCCCTGCAGCGCGGCCGGGTCGGTGGGGTCGATGGAGCGCACCGACTCCTCGAGGCTCTCGAGGTCGATGCTGATCCCGCGCGCGTACGCGTCCACGGCCGCCAGCAGGTGCCCGCGGAGCCAGGTGACGTGCGTGAAGAGGCGGGCGTGGGCGGCCTCGCGCAGGGCGAGGAACAGCCGGACCTCCTCGAGCGGCACGTCCAGCCCGTCGGCGAACTCGGCGACGTTCCGCGGCACCAGCGCGGTCGCGGGCTCCGCGACGAGCGGCAGCCCGACGTCGGTCAGCCCGAACACCTCGCGGGACAGCGAGCCGGCCGCCTGACCGACCTGCATGCCGAACACCAGCGCACCGAGCTGGCGCATCATCGCGGCGGGGTCGAGCGCGCCGCCGCCCATCCCCGCCGGCAGCGCGAGGCCCTCGGGCAGCTGGCCCGGGAGCTGGTCGGCGAGCGTGGTGGCCAGGGCGGTGGACATGGACGTCGCGACCGGCTCGGTGAGCGTCCGCCACGTCGGCAGCGTCTGCTCGACCCACTCGGAGCGGGACAGGGCGCGCACCCGGCCGCCGGCGGGCGGCAGGTCGGTCGCGGCGTCGAGCCAGAGCTCGGCGACGCCGAGCGCGTCCGCGGCGTGGCGGGCCTCGGCGGGGCTGACGGTCGGGTCGCCGCCCTGCACGGCGACCTGCCGCGCCAGGTCGTGCGCGACGTCCCAGTTCACGGGGCCGTCCCCGCTGCCCGCGAGCATCCGCTGCACCTGGGCGACGACCTGGTCCACCAGCGCCGGGTCGTCCGGCAGGCCGGAGGCCCGCGCCATCTCGGCCGGGTCGAGGCCCTGCTCCCGCATCTGGCGCAGCGCCTCGTCCGCGTCGGGGCCGAACATCTGGCGCAGCATCTGCTCCCAGGCGGATCCGCCCGTGGGCTCGGGCTGGCGCGGGTCGTCGGAGGTCATGCGGTGCTCCCGGGGCTCGTGGTGGTGCCACCGTAACCACCGCCTCCGGCAGCGTGACCGGGCAGCCGCCGCGGTTCGCTCAGGGCGCACGGCGCCCGCCCCGGCCGTCCCGCGCACAGCGGGGTGGGGCATGATCGTCCGGTGCACGCCCAGCCCGACCTGCCGCCGGAGCCGTCCGCCGCGGGGGACGACGCCCTCACCGGCCCCGTCACGGACCCTGCCGCCCCCGACGTGCCCGCGGCGCCGCCGGTGACCCGTCGCGCGGTCCTGCTGTCCGGCGGGACGCTCGCCGCGGCGGTGCTGCTGGTGGTCCTGCTGCTCATGCCGGTGCCGTACGCGGTGAACTCGCCGGGGCCGACGCTCGACACGCTGGGCTCGCACGACGGCACCGAGCTCATCACCATCGAGGGCGCGCCGACCTACGACGCGACCGGGGAGCTGCGGCTGACCACGGTGTCGACGACCGGCGGCCCGGGGTACCCCTCGAGCGTGCTGGGGGTGCTGGCGGGCTGGGTCAGCCCCTCGCAGCTCGTCGTCCCCGTCGAGACGGTGTTCCCGCAGGACGCCACGCAGGAGCAGCTCGACCAGCAGAACGAGGCCCAGATGGTGTCCTCGCAGGAGAACGCCACGGTCGCCGCGCTGGAGGAGCTCGGGTACGAGGTGCCGGTCACCCTGACCGTGCACGACGCCGTCCCGGGGTCCGGCGCCGAGGGCGTCGTCGAGCCCGGTGACGTGCTGCTCGACTTCGACGGCACGCCGCTCGCGTCGTACGGCCAGCTCATCGACCTGCTCGCGGGCACCGAGCCGGGGAGCACCGTGACGCTCGGCGTCCGGCGCGACGACGCGGACCTCGAGCTCGACGTCGTGACCGGCGAGCGGGAGGACGGCGACGGCAGCCAGCTCGGCGTCTTCATCGACCCGGAGTTCGACCCGCCGGTGGACGTGCGCATCCAGATCGACCGGATCGGCGGGTCCAGCGCGGGCACGATGTTCGCCCTGGGGATCATCGACCGCCTGACGCCCGAGGACGAGGCGGCGGGGCAGGTCATCGCCGGCACCGGGACGATGGACCTCAACGGCGACGTCGGTCCCATCGGCGGGATCCGGCAGAAGATGGCCGGCGCGCTGCGGGACGGGGCGCGCTGGTTCCTGGCGCCGGCGGACAACTGCGACGAGGTCGTCGGGCACGTGCCGGACGGCCTGGACGTCGTGCGCATCAGCACGCTGCACGAGGCCCGGGAGGCCGTCGCGGCGATCGGGGCGGGCGAGACCGGCGACCTGCCGACCTGCACGGCGGGCGGCGCCGAGGGCTGAGCGCCCCGGACGGCGTCAGGCGAAGGTCGCCCGCAGCGCCTCGACCAGCCCCGGCACCACGTCGGCGCCCTGACCCACCGCGTCGTCCCGGTCGGCCGCCCGCTGGCGCACGGCGCACCAGGTCGGCCCGTCGCGCAGCACGCCGACCGCGAGGCGCACGTCCTGCCGCTGCGGGTGCGCGAGGAGGGCGGACAGGGCCTGGTCGGGGTCGGCGGGCAGGTCCCGCTCGGCCTCGGGAGGCAGCACGATCCGCTCGACCGTCAGCGCCGCGCCGTCCACGCCGTCGGGCCACGCGATCGCACCGAGCAGCCCCTCCAGGTCGTCGCTCGCCGGCAGTCCCTCCTGCTCGACGGACGTCAGGTGGTCGGCGTCCGACGCGGCGGCGGCGAGGACCGCCGGCGGGAGCTGCGACGCGAGCGCGGGCTCGGCGTCGAGCGCGGTCTGCGTGCGCACCAGGGCGAACACGCGCACCGGCCCGTCCCAGCCGCCGGTCGCCACGTGCCGCTCGATCTCGGTGACGGCCTCGGCGAGCGCGCGCTGCGCCGGGCCCTCGGGGCCGGCCGGCGCCGGGGCGGAGGCCGTCGGGTCGGGCTGCGGGGCGTCGGGGGTCTGCGGTGCGTCGCTCACGCCCGCCATCCTCGCACCCACGGGTCCCGCACCGGTCCGGGGGCACGGGGGCACTGAGGCCCGGGGAGCGCAGCGCGGGGCGGTGGCCGGTGCCTGCGCGCCGGTCCCGGCGCCGAGGGCGGCTGGGGACCACCGGCCCGGGCCGTCCGGCGTGTGGGAACCTGGGTGCCACCTGGCGCGTTGTGCCCAGCGTGTGCGCCGGGTGTGCCCGGTGCGTGCACGCTCCACCCCGTACCCGACGACGAGGACCTCAAGGCCGTGACCTTCGCCAACCCGTCCGCCCGACCACCGCGGGGACCGCGCCCGCCCCGGCCGCCCCGCGGGGCCG
This is a stretch of genomic DNA from Cellulomonas sp. ES6. It encodes these proteins:
- a CDS encoding zinc-dependent metalloprotease, which translates into the protein MTSDDPRQPEPTGGSAWEQMLRQMFGPDADEALRQMREQGLDPAEMARASGLPDDPALVDQVVAQVQRMLAGSGDGPVNWDVAHDLARQVAVQGGDPTVSPAEARHAADALGVAELWLDAATDLPPAGGRVRALSRSEWVEQTLPTWRTLTEPVATSMSTALATTLADQLPGQLPEGLALPAGMGGGALDPAAMMRQLGALVFGMQVGQAAGSLSREVFGLTDVGLPLVAEPATALVPRNVAEFADGLDVPLEEVRLFLALREAAHARLFTHVTWLRGHLLAAVDAYARGISIDLESLEESVRSIDPTDPAALQGALSSGVFAPQTTPEQQAVLARLETALALVEGWVDEVVATAALPHLPHSVALREMIRRRRAAGGPAEQTFATLVGLELRPRRSRDAAALWAHIAREQGPAARDAVWDHPDLLPTAEDLDDPTGYATRRAAAEDEHADLDRALAEILDEDGSGTAGPTGGGTSEDRPGADGTTDADGGSDGDADGGGAAR
- a CDS encoding PDZ domain-containing protein, with the protein product MHAQPDLPPEPSAAGDDALTGPVTDPAAPDVPAAPPVTRRAVLLSGGTLAAAVLLVVLLLMPVPYAVNSPGPTLDTLGSHDGTELITIEGAPTYDATGELRLTTVSTTGGPGYPSSVLGVLAGWVSPSQLVVPVETVFPQDATQEQLDQQNEAQMVSSQENATVAALEELGYEVPVTLTVHDAVPGSGAEGVVEPGDVLLDFDGTPLASYGQLIDLLAGTEPGSTVTLGVRRDDADLELDVVTGEREDGDGSQLGVFIDPEFDPPVDVRIQIDRIGGSSAGTMFALGIIDRLTPEDEAAGQVIAGTGTMDLNGDVGPIGGIRQKMAGALRDGARWFLAPADNCDEVVGHVPDGLDVVRISTLHEAREAVAAIGAGETGDLPTCTAGGAEG
- a CDS encoding PPA1309 family protein, coding for MSDAPQTPDAPQPDPTASAPAPAGPEGPAQRALAEAVTEIERHVATGGWDGPVRVFALVRTQTALDAEPALASQLPPAVLAAAASDADHLTSVEQEGLPASDDLEGLLGAIAWPDGVDGAALTVERIVLPPEAERDLPADPDQALSALLAHPQRQDVRLAVGVLRDGPTWCAVRQRAADRDDAVGQGADVVPGLVEALRATFA